The following are from one region of the Streptomyces fradiae genome:
- the opcA gene encoding glucose-6-phosphate dehydrogenase assembly protein OpcA, producing MKTDLTDTTSSKINKALVLGRRAIGTPAVGMVLTLVIVTDEENAYDALKAANEASREHPSRTLVVIKRVSRGPRDRSKARLDAEVRLGADASTGETVVLRLYGEVVDHAQSVVLPLLLPDAPVVVWWPVNSPADPANDPLGALAQRRVTDTYAAEQPIQELTARADAYTPGDTDLSWTRITPWRSMLAAALDQVACEVTSAEVEGEEFNPSVELLAMWLADRLQIPVRRAKSGGPGLTSVRLETNTGPIVLDRPDGSLATLSIQGQPDRAVALKRRETAELIAEELRRLDPDDTYASALRFGLERLDEEAATTAPQVDRVEAEEVVVVEEVAEVAEAPKPAAKKSPAKATAKKAAGR from the coding sequence ATGAAGACCGACCTGACGGACACCACGTCCTCCAAGATCAACAAGGCGCTGGTGCTCGGGCGGCGGGCCATCGGCACCCCGGCCGTCGGCATGGTGCTCACCCTCGTCATCGTCACCGACGAGGAGAACGCCTACGACGCGCTCAAGGCGGCCAACGAGGCGTCCCGCGAGCACCCCTCGCGGACCCTCGTCGTCATCAAGCGGGTCTCGCGGGGACCGCGGGACCGCAGCAAGGCGCGGCTCGACGCCGAGGTCCGCCTCGGCGCCGACGCCAGCACCGGCGAGACGGTGGTGCTCCGGCTGTACGGCGAGGTCGTCGACCACGCCCAGTCGGTGGTGCTGCCGCTGCTGCTGCCGGACGCGCCGGTCGTCGTCTGGTGGCCGGTGAACTCGCCGGCCGACCCGGCGAACGACCCGCTGGGCGCCCTCGCCCAGCGCCGGGTCACCGACACGTACGCCGCCGAGCAGCCCATCCAGGAGCTGACCGCGCGCGCGGACGCGTACACCCCCGGCGACACCGATCTGTCGTGGACCCGGATCACCCCGTGGCGCTCGATGCTGGCCGCCGCGCTCGACCAGGTCGCCTGCGAGGTGACCTCGGCCGAGGTCGAGGGCGAGGAGTTCAACCCGAGCGTCGAACTGCTCGCCATGTGGCTGGCGGACCGGCTGCAGATCCCGGTGCGGCGCGCCAAGTCGGGCGGCCCGGGCCTCACTTCGGTACGCCTGGAGACCAACACCGGGCCGATCGTGCTCGACCGGCCGGACGGCTCGCTCGCGACGCTCTCCATCCAGGGCCAGCCCGACCGGGCCGTGGCGCTCAAGCGCCGCGAGACCGCCGAGCTGATCGCGGAGGAGCTGCGCCGGCTCGACCCGGACGACACCTACGCCTCGGCGCTGCGCTTCGGTCTGGAGCGGCTCGACGAGGAGGCGGCGACGACCGCGCCGCAGGTGGACCGGGTGGAGGCCGAGGAAGTGGTCGTGGTGGAGGAGGTCGCCGAGGTCGCGGAGGCTCCCAAGCCCGCCGCGAAGAAGTCCCCGGCGAAGGCCACGGCCAAGAAGGCGGCGGGCAGGTGA
- the pgl gene encoding 6-phosphogluconolactonase yields the protein MSAPQLVVHRDKELMAEAAAARLITRIVDAQAARGSASVVLTGGRNGNGLLAALRAAPARDAIDWSRLDLWWGDERYLPEGDPERNVTQAREALLDSVPLDPARVHAMPASDGPYGSDVEAAAEAYAAELAAAVAPGDHGGVPTFDVLMLGVGPDTHVASLFPELPAVRETERTVVGVHGAPKPPPTRISLTLPAIRAAKEVWLLAAGADKAKAAAIALSGAGEVQAPAAGARGRARTLWLLDAAAAAELPRSLYPPASA from the coding sequence GTGAGCGCTCCGCAGCTGGTCGTGCACCGCGACAAGGAGCTGATGGCCGAGGCCGCCGCGGCCCGGCTGATCACCAGGATCGTGGACGCCCAGGCCGCCCGCGGCTCCGCCTCGGTGGTGCTCACCGGCGGCCGCAACGGCAACGGCCTGCTGGCGGCGCTGCGTGCGGCGCCGGCCCGGGACGCGATCGACTGGTCGCGGCTCGACCTGTGGTGGGGCGACGAGCGCTATCTCCCCGAGGGCGACCCGGAGCGCAATGTCACCCAGGCCCGCGAGGCGCTGCTCGACAGCGTCCCGCTGGACCCGGCCCGGGTGCACGCGATGCCGGCCTCGGACGGTCCGTACGGCTCCGACGTGGAGGCGGCGGCCGAGGCGTACGCGGCGGAGCTCGCGGCGGCCGTCGCTCCCGGCGACCACGGCGGGGTGCCGACCTTCGACGTGCTGATGCTGGGCGTCGGCCCGGACACCCATGTCGCCTCGCTGTTCCCGGAGCTGCCGGCGGTCCGCGAGACCGAGCGGACGGTGGTGGGCGTGCACGGCGCGCCGAAGCCGCCGCCGACCCGGATCTCGCTGACCCTTCCGGCGATCCGGGCCGCGAAGGAGGTCTGGCTGCTCGCGGCCGGCGCGGACAAGGCGAAGGCCGCGGCCATCGCGCTGTCCGGCGCGGGCGAGGTGCAGGCCCCGGCGGCCGGTGCCCGCGGCCGGGCGCGCACGCTGTGGCTGCTCGACGCGGCCGCGGCGGCCGAGCTGCCGCGGAGCCTGTATCCGCCGGCCTCGGCCTGA